A single window of Anomaloglossus baeobatrachus isolate aAnoBae1 chromosome 9, aAnoBae1.hap1, whole genome shotgun sequence DNA harbors:
- the CLDN2 gene encoding claudin-2 translates to MASVALQMMGYFMAVLGLIGTIIATLLPDWKVSSYIGASIVTAVGFSKGLWMECAIFSTGITQCDIYNSMLGLPQETQAAQALMITSCVLSSLATLFTVFGMKCTIFNQDNPGKDKLAVVGGVVFILGGIICLVPICWNLHAILQDFYNPLLPDAQRYELGSALYLGIVSSIFSVLGGSILCASCPPKDADPNFYSRYQTKGLMAEKGQKAASVDQTSKKATSGYSLTGYV, encoded by the coding sequence ATGGCTTCAGTTGCGCTCCAGATGATGGGCTACTTCATGGCAGTCTTGGGTCTGATTGGCACAATCATTGCTACTCTACTACCTGACTGGAAGGTTAGTTCGTATATTGGTGCCAGTATTGTGACTGCTGTGGGCTTTAGTAAAGGGTTGTGGATGGAATGTGCCATCTTTAGCACCGGCATCACCCAATGTGATATATATAATTCCATGCTGGGACTTCCACAAGAAACTCAGGCTGCCCAGGCTCTGATGATCACATCTTGTGTACTGTCTTCACTTGCGACCCTTTTCACAGTTTTTGGAATGAAATGTACAATTTTCAACCAAGACAATCCTGGCAAGGATAAACTGGCAGTGGTCGGTGGAGTTGTCTTTATTCTGGGTGGCATTATTTGCCTGGTGCCCATATGCTGGAACTTACACGCTATCCTCCAAGACTTTTACAACCCATTGCTTCCTGATGCCCAGAGATATGAACTTGGATCGGCTCTCTATCTAGGCATTGTATCTTCAATATTCTCTGTCTTGGGTGGTTCAATTCTTTGTGCCTCATGTCCACCTAAGGATGCTGACCCAAATTTTTACAGTAGGTATCAGACCAAAGGTCTGAtggcagaaaaaggacaaaaagctGCCAGTGTGGACCAGACTTCTAAGAAAGCGACAAGTGGCTATAGCCTGACCGGATACGTATAG